The following proteins are encoded in a genomic region of Bacillus sp. FJAT-22090:
- the gmk gene encoding guanylate kinase — MRREKGILIVLSGPSGVGKGTVRKELFSEPGTNYEYSISMTTRLPREGEVDGVDYFFKKNEEFEQLIEQGKLLEYACYVGNYYGTPIDYVNETLDSGRDVFLEIEVQGAALVREKAPEALFIFLAPPSLSELEQRLIGRGTETEDVINSRIQAARQELEMMHLYDYVVENDEVTKACAKINAIVAAEHCRRERVEKRYLAMLEGEL; from the coding sequence ATGCGAAGAGAAAAAGGGATATTAATCGTCTTATCGGGTCCATCCGGAGTCGGAAAAGGGACAGTGAGAAAAGAATTATTTTCAGAGCCTGGTACAAATTATGAGTATTCTATTTCGATGACTACAAGACTTCCAAGAGAAGGAGAAGTAGATGGAGTAGATTATTTTTTTAAAAAGAATGAAGAATTTGAACAGTTAATTGAACAAGGAAAATTATTAGAGTACGCTTGTTATGTAGGAAATTACTATGGTACTCCTATTGATTATGTCAATGAAACGCTTGACTCTGGACGAGATGTATTTTTAGAAATAGAAGTTCAGGGTGCCGCACTTGTGCGTGAAAAAGCGCCAGAAGCACTATTTATATTCCTTGCCCCTCCTAGTTTATCCGAATTAGAGCAAAGACTAATCGGTAGAGGAACGGAAACAGAAGATGTGATTAATTCTAGAATTCAAGCTGCAAGACAAGAACTAGAAATGATGCATTTATATGATTATGTCGTTGAAAATGACGAAGTGACAAAAGCATGCGCTAAAATAAATGCTATTGTTGCTGCTGAGCATTGTCGACGTGAACGTGTTGAAAAAAGATATTTAGCCATGTTGGAAGGGGAATTATAA
- the priA gene encoding primosomal protein N', with product MIVEVIVDVSAYPIDRPFDYIVPEELKDLVERGSRVHVPFGNRKVQGFITNIKEQTDIDTSKLKEVQSIIDVEPVVTEELLQLSKWMTNKTLCYEIDALQVMLPAALRATYKKNIKLINSNAVEEPFLALFGKKDIISYEVIEKAGYLHQMKKYLTQGSVQLETVIKQHAKAKTITKYKVIATKEYIQNQINTLAKNAVKQKELMEWLLIQVQDSFTMEELKETVNANNNVVKALIEKNILELEKEEVYREITTLEHHDTDQRFQLTEEQAVALEKINHAQNHKENTTFLLHGITGSGKTEIYLNAIENSILKGKQAIMLVPEISLTPQMTRRFKLRFGDEVAVMHSGLSIGEKYDEWRKIWRGEVKVVVGARSAIFAPFKDLGVIILDEEHESTYKQEDNPRYHARDVAIWRSEFHHCPVILGSATPSLESYARASKGVYSLLTLKARAKEQALPTVNVVDMRLELKNGNRSMFSVELADAIREKLDKKEQIVLFLNKRGFSSFVLCRDCGTVVECKNCDISLTYHRAGEQLKCHYCGHEEPVPTICPECASEHIRFFGTGTQKVEEEIARLVPFARVLRMDVDTTRTKGSHERILKQFGDGEADILLGTQMIAKGLDFPNITLVGVLNADTTLHLADFRAAEKTFQLMTQVSGRAGRHDKEGKVYIQTYTPEHYAIELSKAQLYEPFYHKEMLVRKQYEYPPFYYLTLVQITHENVMLASEYAKLATDWLRANLSDQSMVVGPTACAISKIQNRYRYQCLIKYKKEPILIEKLQQLIKIYRTEWMKKGIILSIDLDPSTIL from the coding sequence ATGATAGTAGAAGTTATTGTTGATGTTTCTGCTTACCCAATTGACCGACCTTTTGATTATATTGTTCCTGAGGAATTGAAGGATCTCGTTGAAAGAGGGAGCCGGGTTCATGTTCCTTTTGGAAATCGAAAAGTACAAGGTTTTATTACCAACATTAAAGAACAAACAGATATCGATACTTCCAAGCTAAAAGAGGTTCAATCTATTATTGATGTAGAGCCAGTTGTCACGGAAGAACTGTTACAGTTATCTAAATGGATGACCAATAAAACACTTTGCTATGAAATAGATGCACTCCAAGTTATGCTTCCTGCGGCTTTACGAGCTACATATAAGAAAAATATTAAGCTGATAAATTCGAATGCAGTGGAAGAACCCTTTTTAGCCCTGTTTGGAAAAAAGGACATTATTTCTTACGAGGTAATTGAAAAAGCTGGTTATTTACATCAAATGAAAAAGTATTTAACACAAGGTAGCGTTCAACTGGAAACAGTCATAAAACAGCACGCGAAAGCAAAGACGATTACAAAATATAAGGTCATAGCTACTAAAGAATACATTCAAAATCAAATAAATACCCTAGCAAAAAATGCCGTCAAACAAAAAGAATTAATGGAATGGTTATTAATCCAAGTACAAGATTCTTTTACAATGGAAGAACTAAAAGAAACTGTTAACGCAAATAATAATGTAGTGAAAGCTCTCATTGAAAAAAATATTTTAGAATTAGAAAAAGAAGAGGTTTATCGTGAGATTACCACATTAGAACATCATGACACGGACCAACGTTTCCAGCTTACAGAGGAACAAGCTGTTGCACTTGAAAAGATTAACCATGCACAAAATCATAAGGAAAACACGACGTTCCTGTTGCATGGGATTACTGGAAGCGGGAAGACTGAAATCTACTTAAATGCAATCGAAAACTCCATTTTAAAAGGAAAACAAGCGATTATGCTTGTGCCAGAAATTTCATTGACTCCTCAAATGACTCGGCGATTTAAACTTCGTTTTGGTGATGAGGTAGCTGTTATGCATAGTGGCTTATCGATCGGTGAAAAGTATGATGAATGGCGTAAAATCTGGCGGGGAGAAGTGAAGGTTGTCGTTGGTGCAAGATCTGCCATTTTTGCTCCCTTTAAAGATCTCGGTGTCATAATTTTAGACGAAGAGCATGAATCTACATATAAACAAGAAGACAACCCAAGATATCATGCGAGAGACGTGGCAATTTGGCGTAGCGAGTTTCATCATTGCCCTGTCATACTAGGGAGCGCTACTCCATCGCTTGAGTCATATGCTCGCGCTTCAAAGGGTGTATATTCGTTGTTAACGTTGAAAGCACGCGCAAAAGAACAAGCCTTACCTACCGTGAATGTTGTGGATATGCGATTGGAGTTGAAAAATGGTAATCGCTCTATGTTCAGTGTTGAGCTTGCAGATGCGATTAGGGAAAAACTCGATAAAAAAGAACAAATCGTATTGTTTTTAAATAAACGAGGTTTTTCTTCCTTTGTATTATGTCGTGACTGCGGAACAGTCGTGGAGTGTAAGAATTGTGATATTTCCTTGACCTATCACCGTGCGGGAGAGCAGCTTAAATGCCATTATTGTGGACATGAGGAACCAGTTCCAACAATTTGTCCCGAATGTGCAAGTGAACATATTCGCTTTTTTGGTACTGGTACACAAAAAGTAGAAGAAGAAATTGCGAGATTGGTTCCTTTTGCAAGAGTTCTACGAATGGATGTAGACACTACTAGAACAAAAGGTTCCCATGAACGTATTTTAAAGCAATTTGGTGATGGTGAGGCAGACATCTTGCTTGGAACGCAAATGATTGCAAAAGGTTTAGACTTTCCAAACATTACATTGGTAGGCGTTCTAAATGCTGATACTACTTTGCATTTAGCTGATTTTCGAGCTGCTGAAAAGACGTTTCAATTGATGACGCAAGTTAGCGGAAGAGCGGGCAGACACGATAAAGAAGGGAAAGTTTATATTCAAACATACACTCCGGAGCACTACGCAATAGAACTTTCGAAAGCTCAATTGTATGAACCTTTTTATCATAAAGAAATGCTCGTTCGGAAACAGTATGAATATCCACCATTTTATTATTTGACGTTAGTTCAAATAACGCATGAGAATGTTATGCTTGCATCCGAATATGCGAAGCTTGCAACGGATTGGTTAAGAGCCAATTTATCTGATCAATCAATGGTTGTTGGGCCAACAGCATGTGCTATCAGTAAGATACAAAATAGATATCGTTACCAATGTTTGATAAAATACAAAAAAGAACCAATTTTAATTGAAAAACTACAGCAATTAATAAAAATATATCGTACAGAGTGGATGAAAAAAGGTATTATCTTATCGATTGATCTAGATCCTTCCACAATTTTATAG
- the coaBC gene encoding bifunctional phosphopantothenoylcysteine decarboxylase/phosphopantothenate--cysteine ligase CoaBC yields MLTSKKIVVCVTGGIAVYKAVALVSKLSQAGADVRVIMTKSAMEFVQPLSFQAMSRNDVYFDTFDEKDSSVIAHINLADWADLVIVAPATANVIGKLANGIADDMVTTTLLATTADVWIAPAMNVHMYENAAVIRNINQLSKDGYSFIEPSEGFLACGYVGKGRLEEPEKIVQLVEEYFVPKELPLKGKKVVVTAGPTRERIDPVRFLTNFSSGKMGYAMAEAAAKLGAETILISGPVSIDAPSNVTLIPVESAKEMLDAVLNEFDTASIVIKTAAVADYKPKEVHNQKMKKQPGESTIVLERTTDILAELGSRKTNQLLIGFAAETNDVLHYAKGKLVKKNADYIIANDVTEAGSGFGTDTNSVILVGKHDMEMHFPHLNKQELAHQLLQTIIKLEKDEPK; encoded by the coding sequence ATGTTAACTTCAAAAAAAATTGTTGTTTGTGTGACAGGTGGTATTGCTGTTTATAAAGCGGTTGCGCTCGTAAGTAAACTTTCACAGGCTGGAGCGGACGTGCGGGTCATTATGACAAAATCAGCGATGGAATTTGTACAACCCTTAAGTTTTCAAGCGATGTCTCGAAATGATGTATATTTTGATACATTTGATGAAAAAGATTCTAGTGTTATTGCGCATATCAATTTAGCCGATTGGGCGGATTTAGTTATTGTCGCGCCGGCTACCGCAAATGTTATTGGGAAACTAGCAAACGGAATAGCAGACGATATGGTAACTACCACTTTACTTGCTACTACTGCTGACGTATGGATAGCACCAGCAATGAATGTGCATATGTATGAAAATGCTGCGGTTATACGAAACATCAATCAACTTTCAAAAGACGGATATTCATTTATCGAACCTTCTGAAGGTTTTTTAGCATGTGGTTACGTTGGAAAAGGGCGTTTAGAGGAGCCTGAGAAAATCGTTCAACTGGTAGAAGAATATTTTGTTCCAAAAGAGTTACCGTTAAAAGGGAAAAAGGTTGTAGTGACTGCCGGACCTACGAGAGAAAGAATTGATCCTGTCCGCTTCTTAACGAATTTTTCCAGCGGCAAGATGGGCTACGCAATGGCAGAAGCAGCTGCTAAATTAGGAGCAGAAACTATTTTGATATCTGGACCAGTAAGTATAGATGCCCCAAGCAATGTAACGCTTATCCCGGTGGAAAGTGCGAAAGAAATGCTTGATGCCGTTCTAAATGAGTTTGATACAGCTTCTATCGTTATCAAAACAGCTGCTGTAGCGGATTACAAACCGAAAGAAGTACATAATCAAAAAATGAAAAAACAACCTGGTGAGTCTACCATTGTATTAGAACGAACAACGGATATACTTGCGGAGCTTGGCAGTAGAAAGACAAACCAATTGTTAATCGGGTTTGCTGCAGAAACGAATGATGTACTTCATTATGCAAAAGGTAAGTTGGTAAAGAAAAATGCAGACTATATCATCGCGAATGATGTGACAGAGGCAGGTTCAGGTTTTGGGACGGATACGAATTCGGTCATTTTAGTAGGTAAACATGATATGGAAATGCATTTCCCTCATTTAAATAAACAGGAGCTTGCTCATCAATTGCTTCAAACCATTATCAAACTCGAAAAAGATGAGCCTAAATGA
- the rpoZ gene encoding DNA-directed RNA polymerase subunit omega, producing the protein MLYPSVDSLKNKIDSKYSLVSVASKRARQLQEEGGERLTSYISHKQVGKALEEVAKGELTIESSSENVIYEDEV; encoded by the coding sequence ATGTTATATCCATCAGTAGATTCATTAAAAAACAAAATTGACTCAAAATATTCGTTAGTGAGTGTAGCTTCTAAAAGAGCTCGACAGTTACAAGAAGAAGGCGGCGAACGTTTAACTTCATATATTTCTCATAAACAAGTTGGGAAAGCTTTAGAGGAAGTAGCTAAAGGTGAACTTACAATCGAATCATCAAGTGAAAACGTAATTTACGAGGACGAAGTATAA